In Gemmatimonadota bacterium, one DNA window encodes the following:
- a CDS encoding TspO/MBR family protein, with product MSDGVRLAVALLVPLGIGILSGWVTSAGVRDWYPRLRKPWFTPPSWVFGPVWTVLYLMMGYALYRVWSIDVNGSGVGALPWVLFAVQLALNAAWSPVFFLLRRPGAAIPVVLALWLAVCATLVVFWRLDTVAGLLLLPYLVWVSLASALNVRIHQLNP from the coding sequence GTGAGCGACGGCGTCCGGCTCGCCGTCGCGTTGCTGGTCCCGCTCGGCATCGGGATCCTGAGCGGCTGGGTGACCTCGGCGGGCGTGCGCGACTGGTATCCCCGGCTGCGCAAGCCCTGGTTCACACCCCCGTCGTGGGTGTTCGGACCCGTGTGGACGGTGCTGTACCTGATGATGGGCTATGCGCTGTACCGCGTCTGGAGCATCGACGTGAACGGCAGTGGGGTGGGCGCCCTGCCCTGGGTGCTCTTCGCGGTCCAGCTGGCGCTCAACGCCGCGTGGTCGCCGGTGTTCTTCCTGCTGCGCCGACCGGGCGCGGCCATTCCCGTGGTGCTGGCGCTCTGGCTGGCCGTCTGCGCCACGCTCGTCGTGTTCTGGCGGCTGGATACCGTGGCCGGGCTGCTCCTGCTCCCCTACCTCGTCTGGGTCTCGCTGGCCTCCGCGCTCAACGTGCGGATCCACCAGCTGAACCCGTAG
- the hemN gene encoding oxygen-independent coproporphyrinogen III oxidase: protein MIAPAASHRRTEVQVRRERYAGAGPRYTSYPTVPYWDAGFDGADYEDALDEVARHPSRDLSVYVHIPFCGRRCWYCGCNAMVTHRTEIVDAYLDHLEAEIGRVVEIVGTGRRVAQLHWGGGTPNFLDDAQTDRLLSRLSSVFALGDAEIGIELDPRIARPGLPAFLRTLGFTRVSLGVQDFDPGVQTAIGRLQSDEETVGLYEGCRRAGFTSVNLDLVYGLPRQTRQTFARTLDRILALGPDRIATFAYAHVPALRPNQRAIDDDELPGAPERLEMLLDAVERLEGAGWTWVGLDHFARADDELARAARHKTLRRTFMGYTTGGGDDLIAFGVSGIGQLAGRYVQNDASLAGYQRALDDRGFPIVRGLQMTRDDRLRARVIEHLMCNLEIPSDLTVDEFGIGPAEALPDAFARLAPLVDDGLVCVEDEAVTVTPVGRYYVRNIAMAFDAHLHASPTERPAFSATV from the coding sequence ATGATCGCGCCCGCCGCCTCGCACCGGCGGACGGAGGTCCAGGTCCGCCGCGAGCGGTACGCCGGAGCCGGGCCGCGCTACACCAGCTATCCCACCGTCCCGTATTGGGACGCCGGCTTCGACGGGGCGGACTACGAAGACGCGCTCGACGAGGTGGCCCGTCACCCGAGCCGCGACCTGTCCGTGTACGTGCACATCCCCTTCTGTGGACGGCGCTGCTGGTATTGCGGCTGCAATGCGATGGTCACCCACCGCACCGAGATCGTGGACGCCTACCTGGACCACCTCGAGGCGGAGATCGGTCGGGTGGTGGAGATCGTCGGGACCGGACGCCGCGTGGCCCAGCTGCACTGGGGTGGCGGGACGCCCAACTTCCTGGACGACGCCCAGACCGACCGGTTGTTGTCCCGGTTGAGCAGCGTCTTTGCGCTCGGGGACGCCGAGATCGGGATCGAGCTCGACCCGCGGATCGCGCGGCCGGGTCTGCCCGCCTTCCTGCGCACGTTGGGCTTCACCCGCGTCAGCCTGGGGGTGCAGGACTTCGACCCCGGTGTGCAGACGGCGATCGGCCGGCTGCAATCGGACGAAGAGACGGTCGGCCTGTACGAGGGGTGCCGACGCGCGGGCTTCACCAGCGTGAACCTGGACCTCGTCTACGGGCTCCCCCGCCAGACGCGGCAGACGTTCGCCCGCACGCTGGACCGCATCCTGGCCCTGGGCCCGGACCGGATCGCGACGTTCGCCTATGCCCACGTCCCGGCGCTCCGGCCCAACCAGCGAGCCATCGACGACGACGAGCTCCCGGGCGCGCCGGAGCGGTTGGAGATGCTGCTCGACGCCGTGGAACGTCTCGAAGGGGCCGGCTGGACCTGGGTGGGTCTGGACCATTTCGCCCGCGCGGACGACGAGCTGGCGCGCGCCGCACGGCACAAGACGCTCCGGCGCACGTTCATGGGCTACACCACCGGAGGCGGGGACGACCTGATCGCGTTCGGGGTGTCGGGCATCGGGCAGCTCGCCGGACGCTATGTGCAGAACGACGCCAGTCTGGCGGGGTATCAGCGCGCGTTGGATGACCGCGGCTTCCCGATCGTGCGTGGCCTGCAGATGACGCGCGACGATCGGCTGCGGGCGCGGGTGATCGAGCACCTCATGTGCAATCTGGAGATCCCATCGGACCTCACGGTGGACGAATTCGGCATCGGGCCCGCCGAGGCGCTTCCCGACGCGTTCGCGCGCCTCGCGCCGCTGGTCGACGATGGTCTGGTGTGCGTCGAGGACGAGGCCGTCACGGTGACTCCCGTGGGCCGCTACTACGTCCGGAACATCGCCATGGCCTTCGACGCCCACCTGCACGCGTCCCCCACCGAGCGCCCGGCCTTCTCCGCCACGGTGTGA
- the bchE gene encoding magnesium-protoporphyrin IX monomethyl ester anaerobic oxidative cyclase encodes MRLVLIHPNYHSGGAEIAGNWPPAWVAYLAGALKRAGFTDIRFIDAMTNHIDDEALERLLAEDRPDMILCTCITPSIYQAQKTLEIAKRVHPEAITVLGGTHATFMYGQVLTEAPQVDYIVRGEGEEVLVELVRAAAAGTLERDRASIRGIAYLENGRAVATPAHPPIQDLDSLTPDWGILEWDKYTYIPLGVRVAIPNFARGCPFTCSFCSQWKFWRTYRVRSPKSFVDEIETLVRDHDVGFFILADEEPTIHRKKFVELCQELIDRDLGIHWGINTRVTDILRDEELLPFYRKAGLVHVSLGTEASAQLNLERFRKETTIQQNKKAIRLLREAGIVAEAQFIIGLENETPETIEDTYRYALDWGADMVNWNMYTPWPFSDLFEELGDKVEVRDYSRYNFVTPIMKPEMMTRGEVLQGVMKNYRRFYMRKSFLSYPWIKDPFKRRYMLGCLKAFLKSSMERRFYDLGRINFYGQKDIDWKFDPDKVLSQEQLVQISAERPRRNVRSCPTDGESAGVAAGDDAQIDEFLDPRGFSRQRARARAASLVTDGADAAPEEARV; translated from the coding sequence ATGCGACTGGTGCTGATCCATCCGAACTACCATTCCGGCGGCGCCGAGATCGCGGGCAACTGGCCGCCCGCCTGGGTGGCCTATCTGGCCGGAGCGTTGAAGCGCGCCGGGTTCACGGACATCCGCTTCATCGACGCGATGACCAACCACATCGACGACGAGGCGCTGGAGCGGCTGCTGGCGGAGGATCGGCCCGACATGATCCTGTGCACGTGCATCACGCCCTCCATCTACCAGGCGCAGAAGACACTGGAGATCGCCAAACGCGTGCACCCGGAGGCCATCACCGTGCTCGGCGGCACACACGCCACCTTCATGTACGGCCAGGTCCTGACGGAAGCGCCGCAGGTGGACTACATCGTCCGGGGGGAGGGCGAGGAGGTGCTCGTGGAGCTGGTGCGCGCGGCCGCGGCCGGCACCCTGGAGCGCGACCGTGCCTCCATCCGCGGGATCGCCTACCTGGAGAACGGGCGCGCGGTGGCCACGCCGGCCCACCCTCCGATCCAGGACCTGGACAGCCTCACGCCCGACTGGGGCATCCTGGAGTGGGACAAGTACACGTACATCCCCCTGGGCGTACGGGTCGCGATCCCCAACTTCGCCCGCGGCTGCCCCTTCACCTGCTCCTTCTGCTCGCAGTGGAAGTTCTGGCGCACCTACCGCGTCCGCTCCCCAAAGAGCTTCGTGGACGAGATCGAGACGCTCGTGCGCGACCACGACGTCGGCTTCTTCATCCTGGCGGACGAGGAGCCCACGATCCACCGCAAGAAGTTCGTGGAGCTCTGCCAGGAGCTGATCGACCGGGACCTGGGCATCCACTGGGGCATCAACACCCGCGTCACCGACATCCTGCGCGACGAGGAGCTGCTGCCGTTCTACCGCAAGGCCGGCCTCGTCCACGTGTCGTTGGGCACGGAGGCCTCGGCCCAGCTCAACCTGGAGCGCTTCCGCAAGGAGACGACGATCCAGCAGAACAAGAAGGCCATCCGTCTGCTGCGCGAGGCAGGCATTGTGGCGGAGGCCCAGTTCATCATCGGCCTCGAGAACGAGACGCCGGAGACCATCGAGGATACCTACCGGTACGCCCTCGACTGGGGAGCCGACATGGTGAACTGGAACATGTACACCCCCTGGCCGTTCTCCGACCTCTTCGAGGAGCTGGGAGACAAGGTCGAGGTCCGCGACTACTCCCGCTACAACTTCGTGACCCCGATCATGAAGCCGGAGATGATGACCCGGGGCGAGGTGTTGCAGGGCGTCATGAAGAACTATCGGCGCTTCTACATGCGGAAGTCGTTCCTGAGCTATCCCTGGATCAAGGATCCGTTCAAGCGCCGCTACATGCTGGGGTGTCTGAAGGCGTTCCTGAAGAGCAGCATGGAGCGGCGCTTCTACGATCTGGGCCGGATCAACTTCTACGGGCAGAAGGACATCGACTGGAAGTTCGATCCCGACAAGGTGCTCTCCCAGGAGCAACTGGTGCAGATCTCGGCCGAGCGGCCGCGCCGCAACGTGCGCTCCTGCCCCACGGACGGCGAAAGCGCCGGGGTGGCCGCCGGAGACGACGCCCAGATCGACGAGTTCCTCGATCCGCGCGGCTTCTCCCGTCAGCGGGCGCGCGCCCGGGCCGCGTCCCTGGTGACGGACGGGGCGGACGCGGCGCCCGAAGAGGCGCGCGTATGA
- the bchJ gene encoding bacteriochlorophyll 4-vinyl reductase, with amino-acid sequence MAGRKPGVQKEREVREASSPGATATPRIGPNAVIRLLERVTAADGPLRAAALARAAGVPEALPPGMIPEAWFRALTAEVRRAYSPSESDRLLKEAGVATADYVRAHRIPAPIRFLLRTLPRRIALPVLLRAFARHAWTFAGSAAFRVERGPPLVLRLSGAPTCHGCHTERVLGSFYEGAFETLLTSLIDARLRVRETHCVACGDTECAFLVWLDEDRADLHVR; translated from the coding sequence GTGGCAGGACGGAAGCCCGGCGTGCAGAAGGAGCGCGAGGTGCGGGAGGCGTCGTCTCCCGGGGCAACGGCCACGCCCCGCATCGGTCCGAACGCCGTGATCCGGCTGCTGGAACGGGTGACCGCCGCCGATGGTCCCTTGCGGGCGGCCGCGTTGGCGCGGGCCGCGGGCGTGCCCGAGGCCCTTCCCCCGGGCATGATCCCGGAAGCGTGGTTCCGCGCGCTGACGGCCGAGGTCCGCCGGGCGTACTCCCCCTCCGAGTCCGACCGGCTCCTGAAGGAAGCGGGGGTCGCAACCGCCGACTACGTGCGTGCCCACCGGATCCCGGCTCCCATCCGGTTCCTGCTGCGGACCCTGCCCCGCCGGATCGCTCTGCCGGTGTTGCTGCGTGCATTCGCGCGGCACGCCTGGACCTTCGCGGGCAGCGCCGCGTTCCGGGTGGAGCGGGGTCCGCCCCTCGTCCTCCGGCTCTCGGGCGCCCCGACCTGCCACGGCTGCCACACCGAGCGCGTCCTGGGAAGCTTCTACGAAGGCGCGTTCGAGACGCTGCTGACTTCGCTCATCGACGCACGGCTACGCGTGCGCGAAACGCACTGCGTCGCTTGCGGCGACACGGAGTGCGCATTCCTGGTCTGGCTCGACGAGGATCGGGCCGATCTCCACGTCCGGTAG
- a CDS encoding cytochrome d ubiquinol oxidase subunit II: MTLPEVVAGGILVCLMIYVPLAGADFGGGVWDLLARGPRADAQRRTISHAIAPVWEANHIWMIVAVVLLFTAFPSAFALVLTHLHVPLTVMLIGIVLRGSAFVIRKTTEEEERAAPGWQLVFSVSSLVTPITLGVIVGTISMGSIECGTPPRDLGAFFRPWLHPFPFAVGLFALALFAFLAATYLTLDTDDPELVEDFRRRALASGAGVLLTGAATALLALIEAREVADHLWSSREGLLGVAAGVLALLGGLRSLWVRRFRWARVFAASSSALILLGWGLALHPWIVVGCLTVEEAAADPIVLRIALGILGGGAILLLPAFWFLFRVFKGPLLRG, encoded by the coding sequence ATGACGCTCCCCGAGGTCGTCGCCGGTGGGATCCTGGTGTGCCTGATGATCTACGTGCCCCTGGCCGGCGCGGACTTCGGCGGCGGCGTGTGGGACCTGCTCGCGCGCGGGCCCCGCGCCGACGCACAACGCCGCACGATCTCCCATGCGATCGCGCCGGTCTGGGAGGCGAACCACATCTGGATGATCGTGGCGGTCGTGCTGCTCTTCACCGCCTTCCCCTCCGCGTTCGCCCTCGTGCTGACGCACCTGCACGTGCCGCTGACCGTCATGCTGATCGGCATCGTGTTGCGGGGCTCGGCATTCGTGATCCGCAAGACCACCGAAGAGGAGGAGCGCGCCGCTCCGGGGTGGCAGCTGGTCTTCTCGGTCAGCAGCCTCGTCACGCCGATCACGCTCGGCGTGATCGTGGGCACCATCTCCATGGGCTCGATCGAGTGCGGCACGCCGCCGCGCGACCTGGGGGCCTTCTTCCGCCCCTGGCTGCACCCGTTCCCCTTCGCCGTGGGTCTGTTCGCCCTGGCCCTGTTCGCGTTCCTGGCCGCCACCTACCTCACGCTGGACACCGACGACCCCGAGCTCGTGGAGGACTTCCGGCGCCGCGCCCTGGCGTCCGGCGCCGGCGTCCTGCTCACCGGGGCGGCAACGGCCCTGCTCGCCCTGATCGAGGCCCGCGAGGTCGCCGATCACCTCTGGTCGAGCCGCGAGGGACTCCTGGGCGTGGCGGCCGGTGTGCTCGCCCTCCTCGGCGGGCTCCGCTCCCTGTGGGTCCGTCGCTTCCGGTGGGCCCGGGTCTTCGCCGCGTCCTCGTCCGCCCTGATCCTCCTCGGATGGGGGCTGGCCCTGCACCCCTGGATCGTCGTGGGATGCCTCACGGTCGAGGAGGCGGCCGCCGATCCCATCGTCCTGCGCATCGCCCTCGGCATCCTGGGCGGAGGGGCGATCCTGCTGTTGCCCGCCTTCTGGTTCCTCTTCCGCGTCTTCAAGGGCCCGCTGCTGCGCGGGTGA